One Mycolicibacterium goodii genomic region harbors:
- a CDS encoding Rv0340 family IniB-related protein: MANTLLDFVMSLVRDPEAAARYAADPAQAIAGANLTGVTSADVDNLIPVVSESLSMGATAGGLDHAGGADPADNVWASGAATAAFDAFGDHVPLDDGGGEQVIHVPHDLEPAGSDVVTGFAMDQSAPTSAEVDVPIVEPLPVEDPVFGTDWGQPVIPDHPDTGHHGDDASGLDIFD; encoded by the coding sequence ATGGCAAATACGCTGCTTGATTTCGTCATGTCGCTGGTGCGCGATCCCGAGGCCGCGGCGCGATACGCGGCCGATCCGGCGCAGGCCATCGCCGGTGCCAATCTGACCGGTGTGACCAGCGCAGATGTCGACAACCTGATCCCCGTCGTGTCGGAATCCCTGTCGATGGGCGCGACCGCGGGTGGCCTCGACCACGCCGGGGGCGCCGATCCCGCCGACAACGTGTGGGCCTCGGGGGCCGCTACCGCGGCCTTCGACGCGTTCGGCGACCACGTGCCACTCGATGATGGAGGCGGCGAGCAGGTCATCCACGTGCCGCACGACCTCGAACCGGCCGGGTCGGACGTCGTCACCGGGTTCGCAATGGACCAGTCCGCCCCGACATCAGCCGAGGTCGATGTGCCGATCGTCGAACCGCTGCCGGTCGAAGACCCGGTGTTCGGCACCGATTGGGGGCAGCCTGTCATCCCCGATCATCCGGATACGGGGCACCATGGGGACGACGCCAGCGGGCTCGACATCTTCGACTGA
- a CDS encoding Hsp70 family protein translates to MTDALGLSIGITNLVAAREGGAPVVRRSILNLYRDRAPEVGELGGDGLALTGFVERTGDPVPIVAADGSQHRGELALAEALDAMARAAGGGAPVAVATPAYWGPAALGALRGALRNKPAFAPDGIPAALVPDSMAALAALRAGPGLPADGVVVLCDFGGSGTSVTLADAGADLAALGQTVRYPEFSGDQIDQSVLNHVLTGIAAANDADPAGTAAVGSLARLRSDCRTAKEALSADTVATIPAELPGFNSEVRITRPELEQLISGPLDGFLNVVEDTLQRNNIALSSVTAVATVGGGAAIPFVTQRLSERLRAPVVTSPQPQLVAAGGAALIADRAVDAGAPTGLAPEVAAADAPTGLGPAAAVGAAAAAAGDSPESSTFRALAWSEDDAPPNEPVPYAGTDYGYESPTGATAARPPVEFSHEEEMYDTGPAPLPWYKRPPILFGAAAAAALLAAGGLAVTLTSTSSDSSPVTETSTTYSMGPSPEGPPPEPVTTVTVGPNGQQTTTVVVPPPPATTTTTEPTSTTSPTTTTTTTTTTTTTTTTTTTPPTTTRTTTTPPTTTPPPTTTQPPVTTTVEVPDVPDDGGA, encoded by the coding sequence ATGACCGACGCACTGGGGTTGTCGATCGGGATAACCAATCTGGTGGCAGCCCGCGAAGGCGGTGCACCGGTGGTCCGCCGATCGATCCTCAATCTGTACCGCGACCGTGCCCCGGAGGTCGGCGAACTCGGCGGCGACGGGCTCGCCCTGACCGGCTTCGTCGAACGCACCGGCGATCCGGTGCCGATCGTCGCCGCCGACGGCTCGCAGCATCGCGGCGAGCTGGCGCTCGCCGAGGCGCTCGACGCGATGGCCCGCGCGGCAGGCGGCGGTGCGCCGGTCGCGGTGGCGACCCCCGCATACTGGGGGCCCGCTGCGCTGGGCGCGCTGCGCGGTGCACTCCGCAACAAGCCCGCGTTCGCGCCGGACGGCATTCCCGCTGCGCTGGTTCCCGATTCGATGGCCGCGTTGGCGGCGTTGCGGGCCGGGCCCGGTCTGCCCGCCGACGGTGTCGTGGTGTTGTGCGACTTCGGCGGCAGCGGCACGAGCGTGACGCTCGCCGATGCCGGCGCGGATCTCGCGGCGCTGGGCCAGACGGTGCGCTATCCGGAGTTCTCCGGTGACCAGATCGACCAGTCGGTGCTCAACCACGTCCTCACCGGCATCGCCGCGGCCAACGACGCCGATCCGGCGGGTACCGCCGCGGTGGGATCTCTGGCTCGGCTGCGCAGCGACTGCCGAACCGCCAAGGAGGCATTGTCGGCCGACACCGTCGCGACGATCCCGGCGGAGCTGCCCGGCTTCAACTCCGAGGTGCGGATCACCCGCCCCGAACTCGAGCAGCTGATCTCCGGACCGCTCGACGGTTTCCTCAATGTCGTCGAGGACACCTTGCAGCGCAACAACATCGCGTTGTCCAGCGTGACCGCCGTGGCCACCGTCGGCGGAGGTGCCGCGATTCCCTTTGTGACCCAACGTCTTTCCGAGCGCCTGCGGGCGCCGGTGGTGACCTCGCCGCAGCCGCAGCTCGTCGCGGCGGGCGGGGCTGCGTTGATCGCCGACCGTGCCGTGGATGCCGGTGCGCCGACGGGACTGGCTCCCGAGGTGGCTGCCGCGGATGCGCCGACCGGGTTGGGGCCTGCCGCCGCAGTGGGTGCGGCCGCCGCCGCGGCCGGGGACAGCCCGGAATCGTCGACGTTCCGCGCGCTGGCGTGGTCGGAGGACGACGCGCCCCCCAATGAGCCGGTGCCCTACGCGGGGACCGACTACGGATACGAGTCGCCGACAGGTGCGACAGCGGCCCGACCGCCCGTGGAGTTCAGCCACGAAGAGGAGATGTACGACACCGGGCCTGCCCCGCTGCCCTGGTACAAACGTCCGCCGATCCTGTTCGGCGCGGCCGCGGCCGCCGCGCTGCTGGCCGCGGGCGGCCTTGCCGTCACGCTCACCAGCACATCCAGCGATTCGTCGCCGGTCACCGAGACCAGCACCACCTACTCGATGGGTCCGTCGCCCGAAGGTCCTCCCCCCGAGCCGGTCACCACGGTGACCGTCGGTCCCAACGGACAGCAGACCACCACCGTGGTGGTACCTCCGCCGCCGGCCACCACGACGACGACCGAACCCACGTCGACGACGAGCCCGACCACCACCACAACCACGACCACAACCACCACGACAACGACGACGACCACGACCACGCCGCCGACGACGACGCGCACAACCACGACGCCGCCGACCACCACACCGCCACCGACCACGACGCAGCCACCGGTCACGACGACGGTCGAAGTTCCCGACGTTCCGGACGACGGCGGCGCCTGA
- a CDS encoding IniB N-terminal domain-containing protein: MTSLIDFILDLFRSPASAAAFIADPDGSLRDAGLPNVTAAQLHAVAATAAPAGVLLGGGNPVVGLQRAVADHHNIPAQFAAPIASPFSPQTQFAPEVASHNNTDLASHNNTPIMSPNQDAGANAQQGAFNLGFGDITLGDKTTNTATNGGVVVVGDNDGDIVSGDGAVLGDGNTTNNGDILAGSGSNVVVGKDNEVEDNSQTAGGDLISGNDGPVISDVDMSGGHGGGASGGDSLIGIGSGGASGGDGGNGGSIILTDTSSNYVGGDQTSVGGDWGSDNTQDNSVSTTVETNTSTSWEDNSSSYESNIGSGNDTAFASGNDIASGNETAFASGNETAFASGNETNTALASGNSYDTDTDVASNNNTGFDAF; encoded by the coding sequence ATGACCTCTCTGATCGACTTCATCCTCGACCTGTTCCGCAGCCCGGCATCGGCGGCCGCATTCATCGCCGACCCGGACGGCAGCCTGCGCGACGCCGGACTGCCCAACGTGACCGCGGCACAGCTGCATGCGGTCGCGGCCACCGCGGCCCCGGCCGGTGTGCTGCTCGGCGGGGGCAACCCGGTCGTCGGCCTGCAGCGCGCGGTCGCCGACCACCACAACATCCCGGCTCAGTTCGCGGCGCCGATCGCCTCGCCGTTCTCGCCGCAGACGCAGTTCGCCCCGGAAGTGGCCAGCCACAACAACACCGACCTGGCGAGCCACAACAACACCCCGATCATGAGCCCCAACCAGGACGCAGGCGCCAACGCTCAGCAGGGTGCTTTCAATCTGGGGTTCGGTGACATCACCCTGGGCGACAAGACCACGAACACCGCCACCAACGGCGGCGTGGTGGTCGTCGGGGACAACGACGGCGACATCGTCAGCGGTGACGGCGCGGTGCTCGGCGACGGCAACACCACCAACAACGGCGACATCCTGGCCGGCTCTGGCTCCAACGTCGTGGTCGGCAAGGACAACGAGGTCGAGGACAACTCGCAGACCGCGGGCGGCGACCTGATCTCCGGCAACGACGGCCCGGTGATCAGCGACGTCGACATGAGCGGCGGCCACGGTGGCGGCGCCAGCGGCGGTGACAGCCTGATCGGCATCGGCAGCGGTGGCGCGTCCGGCGGCGACGGGGGCAACGGCGGGTCGATCATCCTGACCGACACCAGCTCCAATTACGTCGGCGGTGACCAGACCTCGGTCGGTGGCGACTGGGGCAGCGACAACACCCAGGACAACTCGGTGAGCACCACGGTGGAGACCAATACGTCCACCAGCTGGGAGGACAACTCGTCGTCCTACGAGTCGAACATCGGATCGGGCAACGACACCGCGTTCGCCTCGGGCAACGACATCGCCTCGGGCAACGAGACAGCGTTCGCGTCGGGCAACGAGACGGCGTTCGCGTCGGGCAACGAGACCAACAC
- a CDS encoding pyridoxal phosphate-dependent aminotransferase has product MERVTTHQLPWQSTGEHRKPRTFAQSTKLQDVLYEIRGPVHEHASRLEAEGHRILKLNIGNPAPFGFEAPDVIMRDMIQALPTAQGYSDSKGILSARRAVFTRYELVEGFPKFDVDDVYLGNGVSELITMTLQALLDNGDQVLIPAPDYPLWTASTSLAGGTPVHYLCDETQGWNPDVADIESKITERTKAIVVINPNNPTGAVYSRETLEQIVDLARKHQLLLLADEIYDKILYDDAKHISLATLAPDLLCLTFNGLSKAYRVAGYRSGWLVITGPKEHATSFIEGISLLANMRLCPNVPAQHAIQVALGGHQSIEALVLPGGRLLEQRDVAWEKLNEIPGVSCVKPRGALYAFPRLDPEVHEIHDDEQLVLDLLLQEKILLTQGTGFNWPTPDHLRIVTLPWARDLAAAIERLGNFLASYRQ; this is encoded by the coding sequence ATGGAACGCGTGACCACCCACCAGTTGCCGTGGCAGAGCACCGGGGAACACCGTAAGCCGCGCACGTTTGCCCAGTCCACGAAGCTGCAGGACGTCCTGTACGAGATCCGTGGGCCGGTACACGAGCACGCCTCGCGGCTGGAGGCCGAAGGTCATCGCATCCTCAAGCTGAACATCGGCAACCCCGCCCCGTTCGGGTTCGAGGCCCCGGACGTGATCATGCGGGACATGATCCAGGCGCTGCCGACGGCACAGGGCTATTCGGACTCCAAGGGAATTCTCAGCGCGCGGCGTGCGGTGTTCACGCGCTATGAACTCGTCGAGGGCTTCCCGAAGTTCGACGTCGACGACGTCTATCTCGGCAACGGCGTCTCCGAGCTCATCACCATGACCCTGCAGGCGCTGCTGGACAACGGCGACCAGGTGCTCATCCCGGCACCCGACTACCCGCTGTGGACCGCGTCGACATCGCTCGCCGGTGGCACGCCGGTGCACTATCTGTGCGACGAGACGCAGGGCTGGAACCCCGACGTCGCCGACATCGAATCCAAGATCACCGAGCGCACCAAGGCGATCGTCGTGATCAACCCGAACAACCCGACGGGCGCGGTGTACAGCCGCGAGACGCTGGAGCAGATCGTCGATCTGGCGCGCAAGCATCAACTGCTGCTGTTGGCCGACGAGATCTACGACAAGATCCTCTACGACGATGCCAAGCACATCTCGCTGGCCACCCTGGCGCCCGACCTGCTGTGCCTGACGTTCAACGGGCTGTCGAAGGCCTACCGGGTGGCCGGCTACCGGTCCGGGTGGCTGGTGATCACCGGCCCCAAGGAGCACGCCACGAGCTTCATCGAGGGCATCAGCCTGCTGGCCAACATGCGGTTGTGCCCGAATGTCCCCGCGCAGCACGCGATTCAGGTTGCGCTCGGCGGTCACCAGAGCATCGAGGCGCTGGTGTTGCCCGGCGGGCGGTTGCTCGAGCAGCGCGATGTCGCGTGGGAGAAGCTCAACGAGATCCCCGGGGTGTCGTGCGTGAAGCCGCGTGGCGCGTTGTACGCGTTCCCCCGGCTCGATCCCGAGGTGCACGAGATCCACGACGACGAGCAACTCGTCCTCGACCTGTTGCTGCAGGAGAAGATCCTGTTGACCCAGGGCACCGGGTTCAACTGGCCCACACCGGATCACCTGCGTATCGTGACGCTGCCGTGGGCTCGCGACCTTGCCGCCGCGATCGAGCGGCTGGGGAACTTCCTCGCGAGCTACCGCCAGTAG
- the iniR gene encoding isoniazid response ATPase/transcriptional regulator IniR codes for MSNPAPEHAVELPRVLRGVIAGGPAQPAKLLVSGGIGTGKSTVLAAVRAALREAGHTVLTRPPRSDDDAAAVFVIDDVHLLADDEIDCLTERSTDPESTVVVAAEPLAHRRALRALATALERENPVVTLAPMSAPDVGRILSTTLGAPPPPETVRSVLAVTAGLPFLVRAVAASAAEPEEAARYALIERLRHLDEQTRDTLLIVSLSLDLGPDDVAGALRVSGADASALVDRARAGGLVEPAHDKRFLRLVHTCVAQIAGTARHHDLEIALLRSQLEMSTLSTELAVRLAEHGVRDDRLAEALTDRAVRVRGRPAHAARLYRAAARAGSAALNARLADALALSGDCATAGRMADDLLSSEDPADRAAAVRIAASIALHDGSAAQAADLFRWLGPYPDAAVSSAGTVVLLAAGDAASARAALSTELAGPPTSAARAARSLAQGLVSSLDQPFAVTVARLGQAVTAVPYTDGVAPDSPSALVALAALHGGDSVRARSVIARAVRGGTPDTENGATPCSSPFSAARHRLLLGWVKMQDGQLAAAGADVAAAESGPPLHRRDALWAAALRTAIARRSGDSGAIQRHWYAAMEVLAEYSIDLFSLLPLGELWVASARMRQLDRLEHPLSEAFGLLEALGKPVLWSMPLHWAGVHAGILVNSPSAVAPHGQALTAAAGHSPFARALAGAGRTWLRVLANHVDVDEVGAAARGLAQFGLTWDATRLASQAALQTSDARVSQAMLQLARDLKQSGATDDTSAPETTHTPQAAQVSAPAGSTRLSEREREVAELLLLGMPYRDIGNQLFISAKTVEHHVARIRRRLGAESRSEMLSMLRAMLDTPSGPS; via the coding sequence ATGTCCAACCCGGCACCGGAACACGCGGTGGAACTACCGCGGGTCCTGCGCGGGGTGATCGCCGGGGGGCCGGCACAACCCGCCAAGTTGTTGGTGTCCGGTGGGATCGGGACCGGCAAATCCACCGTTCTCGCGGCGGTACGGGCCGCGCTGCGGGAGGCCGGCCACACCGTGCTCACCCGGCCGCCGAGGTCCGACGACGATGCGGCGGCCGTGTTCGTCATCGACGACGTGCACCTTCTCGCCGATGATGAGATCGATTGTCTGACAGAGAGATCCACGGACCCCGAGTCGACGGTGGTGGTCGCGGCCGAGCCGCTCGCGCACCGGCGGGCGCTGCGGGCACTGGCGACCGCCCTGGAGCGTGAGAACCCCGTGGTGACGCTCGCACCGATGTCTGCGCCCGACGTCGGACGCATCCTGTCGACCACCCTGGGTGCGCCGCCACCCCCCGAGACGGTCCGCTCGGTACTCGCGGTCACCGCGGGCCTGCCCTTCCTGGTGCGCGCGGTGGCCGCATCCGCCGCCGAACCCGAGGAGGCCGCCCGTTACGCGCTGATCGAGCGGCTGCGGCACCTCGACGAGCAGACCCGCGACACCCTGCTGATCGTGTCGCTGAGTCTGGACCTCGGGCCCGATGACGTCGCGGGCGCCCTGCGCGTCAGCGGCGCCGACGCCTCGGCACTGGTGGACCGGGCCAGGGCCGGCGGCCTGGTCGAACCCGCCCACGACAAGAGGTTTCTGCGCCTGGTGCACACGTGCGTCGCGCAGATCGCCGGCACGGCCCGCCACCACGACCTCGAGATCGCACTGCTGCGTTCACAACTCGAAATGTCCACGCTGTCAACCGAACTCGCCGTCCGACTGGCCGAGCACGGCGTACGCGACGACCGGCTCGCCGAGGCGCTCACCGACCGTGCGGTGCGGGTGCGTGGCCGGCCGGCCCACGCAGCCCGGCTGTACCGTGCCGCGGCCCGCGCGGGTTCGGCTGCACTCAACGCGCGCCTGGCCGATGCGCTGGCCCTGTCGGGTGACTGTGCGACGGCAGGCCGCATGGCCGACGACCTGCTCAGCTCCGAGGATCCGGCCGACCGCGCGGCCGCGGTCCGCATCGCTGCCAGCATCGCGCTGCACGACGGCAGTGCCGCCCAGGCCGCCGACCTGTTCCGGTGGCTCGGCCCCTACCCGGATGCGGCCGTCAGCTCGGCGGGCACGGTCGTGCTGCTCGCCGCGGGCGACGCCGCCTCTGCGCGGGCGGCGTTGAGCACCGAGCTCGCCGGCCCGCCGACGTCGGCGGCGCGAGCGGCCCGCAGCCTGGCCCAGGGCCTGGTGTCCTCGCTGGACCAACCGTTCGCGGTCACGGTCGCGCGCCTCGGCCAGGCCGTCACCGCCGTGCCGTACACCGACGGCGTCGCACCGGACAGCCCTTCGGCATTGGTGGCGCTCGCGGCGCTGCACGGCGGAGACTCGGTCCGTGCGCGCAGCGTGATCGCACGCGCGGTGCGGGGCGGAACGCCCGACACCGAAAACGGCGCGACACCGTGTTCTTCACCGTTCTCGGCAGCCCGCCATCGACTGCTGCTCGGCTGGGTCAAGATGCAGGACGGTCAACTGGCCGCCGCTGGTGCCGACGTGGCCGCCGCCGAGTCCGGGCCGCCGTTGCACCGCCGCGACGCGCTGTGGGCCGCGGCGCTGCGCACCGCGATCGCGCGGCGCAGCGGGGACAGCGGAGCCATCCAGCGGCATTGGTACGCCGCGATGGAGGTGCTCGCCGAGTACTCGATCGACCTCTTCTCGTTGCTGCCTCTCGGCGAGTTGTGGGTGGCGTCAGCGCGCATGCGACAGCTCGACCGCCTCGAGCACCCGTTGTCGGAGGCGTTCGGGCTGCTCGAAGCGCTCGGCAAGCCCGTGTTGTGGTCGATGCCGCTGCACTGGGCGGGGGTCCACGCGGGGATCCTCGTCAACTCGCCGAGTGCGGTGGCACCGCACGGCCAGGCGCTCACCGCGGCGGCCGGTCACAGCCCGTTCGCTCGTGCGCTGGCCGGCGCGGGCCGGACCTGGCTGCGGGTGCTGGCCAACCATGTCGACGTCGACGAGGTCGGCGCGGCCGCCCGTGGGTTGGCACAGTTCGGACTGACGTGGGACGCCACGCGGCTGGCGAGCCAGGCGGCGTTGCAGACCTCCGATGCCCGGGTCTCGCAGGCGATGCTGCAGCTGGCCCGCGACCTCAAGCAGTCCGGCGCGACCGACGACACGTCGGCACCCGAGACAACGCATACACCGCAGGCCGCACAGGTGAGCGCCCCGGCCGGATCCACGCGCCTGTCCGAGCGCGAGCGTGAGGTCGCCGAGCTGTTGCTGCTCGGCATGCCGTACCGCGACATCGGCAATCAACTGTTCATTTCGGCAAAGACCGTCGAGCACCATGTGGCCCGGATTCGCAGGCGGCTGGGCGCCGAGTCCCGCTCCGAGATGTTGTCGATGCTGCGCGCGATGCTCGATACGCCTTCCGGGCCGAGCTGA
- a CDS encoding (Fe-S)-binding protein, which translates to MTAVVLVFAAKRVLWLTKLISSGQKTLDEGGRKNDLQKRITTQITEVFGQTRLLRWSIPGIAHFFTMWGFFVLASVYLEAYGVLFDPEFHIPIIGRWPILGFLQDFFAVAVLLGIIVFAIIRVVREPKKIGRDSRFYGSHTGGAWEILFMIFLVIATYALFRGAAVNTLGERFPYQSGAFFSDFMAWLLRPLGATANMWIETVALMGHIGVMLVFLLIVLHSKHLHIGLAPINVTFKRLPNGLGPLLPMEYKGEYIDFEDPAEDAVFGRGKIEDFTWKGYLDFTTCTECGRCQSQCPAWNTGKPLSPKLVIMNLRDHMFAKAPYILGEKPSPLESTPEGGLGEKARGEKHEQKHAHDHVPESGFERILGSGPEQALRPLVGTEEQGGVIDPDVLWSCTNCGACVEQCPVDIEHIDHIVDMRRYQVMVESEFPGELGVLFKNLETKGNPWGQNAKDRTNWIDEVDFDVPVYGEDVDSFDGFEYLFWVGCAGAYEDRAKKTTKAVAELLATAGVKFLVLGAGETCNGDSARRSGNEFLFQQLAAQNVETLNDLFEGVERVDRKIVVTCPHCFNTLGREYPQVGGNYTVLHHTQLLNRLVRDKKLVPVKSVGAQNGQPVTYHDPCFLGRHNKVYEAPRELVEASGVTLKEMPRHADRGLCCGAGGARMWMEEHIGKRVNVERTEEAMDTASTIATGCPFCRVMITDGVDDVAASRNVEKAEVLDVAQLLLNSLDTSTVTLPEKGTAAKESEKRAAARAEAEAKAEAEAAAAAPPAEEAEPAQETPAAPAAEAKPVTGLGMAGAAKRPGAKKAAPAAQASAPAAAPAKGLGLAGGAKRPGAKKAAPAAEAPSPAPAEAPAAAPVKGLGIAGGAKRPGAKKAPAAAPAEKPAAEEASETSAAPQAPAAPVKGLGLAAGARRPGAKKAAAPAAKAPAAPAEAEAEPAAAPEPVKPEPPVVGLGIAAGARRPGAKKAAAKPAAAAAPAEEAPAADEPAEQPAPAAEPAKPEPPVVGLGIKPGAKRPGKR; encoded by the coding sequence ATGACGGCCGTCGTCTTGGTGTTCGCCGCCAAGCGAGTGTTGTGGCTGACGAAGCTGATCAGCTCGGGCCAGAAGACACTTGACGAGGGCGGCCGGAAGAACGACCTCCAAAAGCGCATCACCACGCAGATCACCGAGGTGTTCGGGCAAACGCGGCTGCTGCGCTGGTCGATTCCGGGTATCGCGCATTTCTTCACGATGTGGGGCTTTTTCGTCCTCGCGTCGGTGTATCTGGAGGCCTACGGCGTCCTGTTCGATCCCGAGTTCCACATCCCGATCATCGGACGCTGGCCGATCCTGGGCTTCCTGCAGGACTTCTTCGCCGTCGCGGTACTGCTCGGCATCATCGTCTTCGCGATCATCCGCGTCGTCCGCGAGCCCAAGAAGATCGGTCGCGATTCGCGCTTCTACGGTTCGCACACCGGTGGCGCCTGGGAGATCCTCTTCATGATCTTCCTGGTCATCGCCACGTACGCGCTGTTCCGCGGTGCCGCCGTCAACACCCTCGGCGAGCGCTTCCCCTACCAGAGCGGCGCCTTCTTCTCCGACTTCATGGCCTGGCTCCTGCGTCCGCTCGGCGCCACCGCCAACATGTGGATCGAGACCGTCGCCCTGATGGGTCACATCGGCGTCATGCTGGTGTTCCTGCTGATCGTGCTGCATTCCAAGCACCTGCACATCGGCCTGGCACCCATCAACGTCACGTTCAAGCGCCTGCCCAACGGCCTCGGCCCGCTGCTGCCCATGGAGTACAAGGGCGAGTACATCGACTTCGAGGATCCCGCCGAGGACGCGGTGTTCGGTCGAGGCAAGATCGAGGACTTCACCTGGAAGGGTTACCTCGACTTCACCACCTGTACCGAGTGCGGCCGCTGCCAGTCGCAGTGCCCGGCGTGGAACACCGGCAAACCGCTGTCGCCCAAGCTCGTGATCATGAACCTGCGCGACCACATGTTCGCCAAGGCGCCCTACATTCTCGGTGAGAAGCCGTCGCCGCTGGAGAGCACGCCCGAGGGCGGTCTGGGTGAGAAGGCCCGCGGTGAGAAGCACGAGCAGAAGCACGCACACGACCACGTCCCCGAGTCCGGCTTCGAGCGGATCCTGGGCAGCGGGCCCGAGCAGGCCTTGCGCCCGCTGGTCGGCACCGAGGAGCAGGGCGGTGTCATCGACCCCGACGTGCTGTGGTCCTGCACCAACTGTGGTGCGTGCGTCGAGCAGTGCCCGGTCGACATCGAGCACATCGACCACATCGTCGACATGCGCCGCTACCAGGTCATGGTGGAGTCCGAGTTCCCCGGTGAGCTCGGCGTGCTGTTCAAGAACCTGGAGACCAAGGGCAACCCCTGGGGCCAGAATGCCAAGGACCGCACCAACTGGATCGACGAGGTCGACTTCGATGTGCCGGTCTACGGCGAGGACGTCGACTCGTTCGACGGCTTCGAGTACCTGTTCTGGGTGGGCTGCGCAGGCGCTTACGAGGACCGCGCGAAGAAGACCACCAAGGCCGTTGCCGAACTGCTCGCGACCGCGGGCGTGAAATTCCTGGTGCTGGGCGCCGGCGAGACCTGCAACGGCGACTCGGCTCGCCGCTCCGGCAACGAGTTCCTCTTCCAGCAGCTGGCCGCACAGAACGTCGAGACGCTCAACGACCTGTTCGAGGGTGTCGAGCGGGTGGACCGCAAGATCGTGGTGACGTGCCCGCACTGCTTCAACACGCTGGGCCGCGAATACCCGCAGGTCGGCGGCAACTACACCGTGCTGCACCATACCCAGCTGCTCAACCGCCTGGTCCGCGACAAGAAGCTCGTGCCGGTCAAGTCGGTCGGTGCGCAGAACGGCCAGCCGGTCACCTACCACGACCCGTGCTTCCTGGGTCGCCACAACAAGGTGTACGAGGCGCCGCGTGAGCTGGTCGAGGCCTCCGGCGTGACGCTGAAGGAAATGCCCCGGCACGCCGACCGCGGTCTGTGCTGTGGCGCCGGTGGCGCACGGATGTGGATGGAAGAGCACATCGGCAAGCGCGTCAACGTCGAACGGACCGAAGAGGCCATGGACACCGCCTCGACCATCGCGACCGGCTGCCCGTTCTGTCGCGTGATGATCACCGACGGTGTCGATGATGTCGCGGCCAGCCGCAACGTCGAGAAGGCCGAGGTGCTCGACGTCGCTCAGCTGCTGCTGAACTCGCTCGACACCAGCACCGTGACGCTGCCCGAGAAGGGCACTGCGGCAAAGGAATCCGAGAAGCGTGCCGCTGCACGCGCCGAGGCCGAGGCGAAGGCCGAGGCCGAGGCGGCTGCCGCCGCTCCCCCGGCCGAGGAAGCCGAACCCGCGCAGGAGACACCGGCCGCCCCGGCGGCCGAGGCCAAGCCGGTCACCGGCCTCGGCATGGCGGGCGCCGCCAAGCGTCCCGGCGCCAAGAAGGCCGCTCCTGCCGCGCAAGCGTCGGCCCCGGCCGCCGCGCCGGCCAAGGGTCTTGGCCTGGCAGGCGGCGCCAAGCGTCCCGGCGCGAAGAAGGCCGCACCTGCCGCAGAGGCTCCCTCCCCCGCACCCGCGGAGGCTCCTGCCGCCGCGCCGGTCAAGGGTCTGGGCATCGCCGGCGGCGCCAAGCGTCCTGGAGCCAAGAAGGCTCCGGCTGCCGCACCGGCCGAAAAGCCTGCGGCGGAGGAGGCTTCGGAAACCTCGGCAGCACCCCAGGCCCCGGCGGCTCCGGTCAAAGGCCTCGGTCTCGCAGCAGGCGCACGCCGTCCCGGCGCCAAGAAAGCCGCCGCGCCCGCCGCGAAGGCCCCGGCGGCGCCGGCCGAGGCAGAGGCGGAACCGGCCGCAGCCCCCGAGCCCGTCAAGCCGGAACCGCCCGTCGTCGGCCTCGGCATCGCCGCGGGCGCTCGTCGCCCGGGTGCGAAGAAGGCAGCGGCCAAGCCGGCCGCTGCGGCAGCTCCCGCCGAGGAGGCTCCTGCCGCGGACGAGCCTGCCGAGCAACCCGCTCCGGCGGCCGAGCCCGCCAAGCCGGAACCGCCCGTGGTGGGCCTGGGCATCAAGCCGGGTGCCAAGCGGCCCGGTAAGCGCTGA